A section of the Deinobacterium chartae genome encodes:
- a CDS encoding sialidase family protein produces MSAPLPQPRLEASWPAAVDRVTPFCHGSSVLPLPGGDVLAAWFGGSWEARTDTGIYLARLVSGQASWSAPEQVVAPQGHAHGNAVLALHPDGTVYLFYFRSYGSWCDDGRSFYRTSSDLGRSWSAECALGGPAGLLVKNKPCVLGGRFLLPVYDEVHWRCGLAIGDRHGWTVHTDIGAPDLEVIQGAVVQAADASLHLLMRSRSGAVCDSVSTDGGHRWSEAFALEVPNPNSGLDAVSLPGGRFLMVHNPAREVIFDILDPTARDGRYPLVVSRSDDGGKSWHTVCTLEEGPGEFSYPAAALGPDGALHITYTYQRRGIRYVRIPDPTLL; encoded by the coding sequence ATGAGCGCGCCGCTCCCGCAGCCCCGCCTCGAGGCCTCGTGGCCCGCCGCCGTGGACCGCGTCACCCCGTTCTGCCACGGTTCCAGCGTGCTGCCGCTGCCCGGCGGGGACGTGCTGGCCGCGTGGTTCGGGGGCAGCTGGGAAGCCCGGACCGATACCGGCATCTACCTGGCACGCCTCGTATCCGGCCAGGCGAGCTGGAGCGCTCCCGAACAGGTGGTGGCGCCCCAGGGCCACGCCCACGGCAACGCGGTGCTGGCACTGCACCCCGACGGCACGGTCTACCTGTTCTATTTCCGCAGCTACGGCTCGTGGTGCGACGACGGACGCAGCTTTTACCGCACCTCGAGCGACCTGGGACGCTCGTGGTCCGCCGAATGCGCGCTGGGCGGGCCCGCAGGCCTGCTGGTCAAGAACAAGCCCTGCGTCTTAGGCGGCCGCTTCCTGCTGCCGGTATACGACGAGGTGCACTGGCGCTGCGGGCTGGCCATCGGAGACCGGCACGGCTGGACTGTGCACACCGACATCGGCGCGCCGGACCTCGAGGTGATTCAAGGAGCGGTGGTCCAGGCCGCCGACGCCTCGCTGCACCTGCTGATGCGCTCGAGGTCCGGCGCGGTGTGTGACAGCGTGTCCACCGACGGCGGGCATCGCTGGAGCGAGGCCTTCGCGCTGGAAGTTCCCAACCCCAACAGCGGTCTGGACGCGGTCAGCCTGCCAGGCGGGCGCTTTTTGATGGTGCACAACCCCGCCCGCGAGGTGATCTTCGACATCCTCGACCCCACCGCCCGCGACGGGCGCTACCCCCTGGTGGTGTCGCGCTCGGACGACGGCGGGAAAAGCTGGCACACGGTCTGCACCCTCGAGGAGGGACCGGGCGAGTTTTCGTACCCGGCAGCCGCCCTGGGGCCCGACGGCGCCCTGCACATCACCTACACCTACCAGCGCCGCGGGATTCGCTACGTGCGGATCCCCGATCCCACGCTCCTGTGA
- a CDS encoding fucose isomerase, whose protein sequence is MPDASYPLTHAYLVASGDLRLAANQDCWPAQARMEAQLTAALEKLGVRVTRAHDFDPVEGHGFISSQRMGMNIFRDIPKDAAVIVAEAVWQYSYHVLAGLRDHQGPILTVANWSGQWPGLVGLLNLNGSLTKMGVRYASLWSEDFQDAFFEEKLREWVRSGHVTHDLSHVRPLEAATLSPQARALGERLAAELRRDKAILGVFDEGCMGMYNAIIDDELMNPCGIYKERLSQSALVAEMRQVSDSEAEAALAWLTARGMRFNFGTDPATELTRPQTVEQLKMYIAAVRIAARFGCDAIGIQYQQGLKDMTPASDLAEGLLNNPDRPPVLDAADGQELYAGQALPHFNEVDEGAGIDALVTNRIWRALGLEESTTLHDLRWGGEYGGEFVWVLLISGAAPASHFVGGYAGASSDRQPPMFFRLGGGTLKGVSRPGELVWSRVYVQGGALHADLGLGRCVALPEEEVQRRWQATNPQWPIMNAVFEGVSRDQMMAKHQANHINVAYANDRASAITALEAKAAMLAAMGLQVKLCGSWERA, encoded by the coding sequence ATGCCTGACGCCAGCTACCCCCTGACCCACGCCTACCTCGTCGCCAGCGGGGATCTGCGGCTCGCCGCCAACCAGGACTGCTGGCCCGCCCAGGCCCGCATGGAAGCCCAGCTCACCGCCGCGCTGGAAAAACTGGGCGTGCGCGTGACCCGCGCACACGACTTCGACCCGGTCGAGGGCCACGGTTTCATCTCCAGCCAGCGCATGGGGATGAACATATTCCGCGACATCCCCAAAGACGCCGCCGTGATCGTGGCCGAAGCGGTGTGGCAGTACAGCTATCACGTGCTCGCGGGCCTGCGCGACCACCAGGGCCCCATCCTGACCGTCGCCAACTGGAGCGGCCAGTGGCCGGGCCTGGTCGGCCTGCTGAACCTCAACGGCAGCCTGACCAAGATGGGCGTGCGCTACGCCTCGCTGTGGAGCGAGGACTTCCAGGACGCCTTTTTCGAGGAGAAGCTGCGCGAGTGGGTCCGCAGCGGCCACGTCACCCACGACCTGAGCCACGTCCGCCCCCTCGAGGCAGCTACCCTGAGCCCGCAGGCGCGCGCGCTGGGTGAGCGCCTCGCCGCCGAGCTGCGGCGCGACAAGGCCATCTTGGGCGTGTTCGACGAGGGCTGTATGGGCATGTACAACGCCATCATCGACGATGAGCTGATGAACCCCTGCGGCATTTACAAGGAGCGGCTGAGCCAGTCGGCGCTGGTGGCCGAGATGCGGCAGGTCAGCGACTCGGAGGCGGAAGCGGCCCTGGCGTGGCTGACTGCGCGGGGCATGCGCTTCAACTTCGGCACGGATCCCGCCACCGAACTCACCCGCCCGCAGACCGTAGAACAGCTGAAGATGTACATCGCGGCGGTGCGCATCGCTGCACGCTTCGGTTGCGACGCCATCGGCATTCAGTACCAGCAGGGCCTCAAGGACATGACCCCGGCGAGCGACCTGGCCGAAGGCCTGCTGAACAACCCCGACCGCCCCCCGGTCCTGGACGCCGCTGACGGTCAGGAACTGTACGCCGGGCAAGCGCTGCCGCACTTTAACGAGGTCGACGAGGGGGCGGGCATCGACGCCCTGGTCACCAACCGCATCTGGCGCGCGCTGGGCCTCGAGGAGTCCACCACCTTGCACGACCTGCGCTGGGGCGGCGAGTACGGCGGCGAGTTCGTATGGGTCCTGCTGATCTCGGGCGCGGCTCCGGCCTCGCACTTCGTGGGCGGCTACGCCGGGGCCAGCAGCGACCGCCAGCCCCCGATGTTTTTCCGGCTGGGCGGCGGGACCCTCAAGGGCGTCAGCCGCCCCGGCGAGCTGGTCTGGTCGCGCGTCTACGTGCAGGGTGGCGCGCTGCACGCCGACTTGGGCCTGGGGCGCTGCGTCGCGCTGCCCGAGGAAGAGGTGCAGCGCCGCTGGCAGGCTACCAACCCGCAGTGGCCGATCATGAACGCCGTCTTCGAGGGGGTCAGCCGTGACCAGATGATGGCCAAGCACCAGGCCAACCACATCAACGTGGCCTACGCCAACGACCGCGCCAGCGCGATAACGGCCCTCGAGGCAAAGGCGGCGATGCTGGCCGCCATGGGCCTGCAGGTGAAGCTGTGCGGAAGCTGGGAGCGCGCATGA
- a CDS encoding FGGY-family carbohydrate kinase encodes MSELLLGIDVGTYSSKGVLVTPGGEILKSHVVPHGIRLPRPGHVEQDAEAVWWHDVVELCRALLDGAPYSGRDVAALAVSAIGPCLLPLDGDGRPLRPGILYGVDTRAAQEIAELEAELGAEHILEASLMSLTSQAIGPKIRWLQRHEPEVWARTRTLTTASSYLTWRLTGQHRMDRHTASHWMPMYDPRAHAWDPARVRQLIGAVQLPELGWSDEPAGTVSAAAAAETGLEAGTPVAVGAVDALSEAISVGAVQPGDLMVMYGSTTFFILVQEQPTPDPRVWTVSGAFAGQYNLAAGMSTTGSLTRWFRDEFARDLPEDAAYAALFRAALEVPAGSDGLLVLPYFSGERTPINDPNARGVIAGLTLSHRREHLFRAVLEGVGYGIRHNLETFGALGAPIRRVIAVGGGTQSGGWVQIVSDISGVPQLLPRTTIGASYGDAFLAGLASGRVQHSDLKAWVGELDTITPRPEQQAVYGQMYPLYLELYGRSAPVLHRLK; translated from the coding sequence ATGAGCGAACTGCTGCTGGGTATCGACGTCGGGACGTACAGCAGCAAGGGCGTGCTGGTCACGCCCGGCGGCGAGATCCTCAAAAGCCACGTCGTACCGCACGGCATCCGCTTGCCCAGACCCGGTCACGTGGAGCAAGACGCCGAGGCGGTGTGGTGGCACGACGTGGTCGAGCTCTGCCGGGCGTTGCTCGACGGCGCGCCGTACAGCGGCCGGGACGTGGCCGCCCTGGCCGTCAGCGCGATCGGGCCCTGCCTGCTGCCGCTGGACGGCGACGGCAGACCGCTGCGCCCCGGCATCCTGTACGGCGTGGATACCCGCGCCGCGCAGGAGATCGCGGAGCTCGAGGCAGAACTGGGCGCAGAGCACATCCTCGAGGCGTCGCTGATGAGTCTTACCAGCCAGGCGATCGGGCCCAAGATCCGCTGGCTACAGCGGCACGAACCCGAGGTGTGGGCGCGCACCCGCACGCTTACCACCGCCAGCAGCTACCTCACGTGGCGCCTGACCGGGCAGCACCGCATGGACCGCCACACCGCCAGCCACTGGATGCCGATGTACGACCCGCGCGCGCACGCCTGGGATCCTGCGCGGGTGCGGCAGCTCATCGGAGCGGTCCAGCTTCCCGAGCTTGGCTGGAGCGACGAGCCTGCCGGGACGGTGAGTGCCGCAGCCGCAGCCGAGACCGGCCTCGAGGCGGGTACGCCCGTGGCGGTCGGCGCGGTGGACGCGCTGAGCGAGGCCATCAGCGTGGGTGCCGTGCAGCCCGGCGATCTGATGGTGATGTACGGCAGCACCACCTTCTTCATCCTGGTGCAGGAGCAGCCCACCCCGGACCCGCGCGTGTGGACCGTGTCCGGGGCTTTTGCCGGACAGTACAATCTGGCGGCGGGCATGAGCACCACCGGCAGTCTGACCCGCTGGTTCCGCGACGAGTTCGCGCGCGACCTGCCCGAAGACGCGGCGTACGCGGCCCTGTTCCGCGCCGCCCTCGAGGTGCCCGCCGGCTCGGACGGCCTGCTGGTCCTGCCGTATTTCAGCGGCGAGCGCACCCCGATCAACGACCCAAACGCGCGCGGCGTGATCGCCGGACTGACCCTCTCGCACCGCCGTGAGCACCTGTTTCGCGCGGTCCTCGAGGGGGTGGGATACGGTATCCGCCACAACCTCGAGACCTTTGGGGCGCTGGGCGCCCCAATCCGGCGGGTCATCGCGGTGGGCGGCGGCACCCAGTCGGGCGGCTGGGTGCAGATCGTCTCGGACATCAGCGGCGTCCCGCAACTGCTGCCGCGCACCACCATCGGTGCCAGCTACGGCGACGCCTTCCTGGCCGGGCTGGCCAGCGGACGGGTGCAGCACTCGGACCTGAAGGCGTGGGTGGGCGAGTTGGACACCATCACGCCCCGCCCGGAGCAGCAGGCGGTGTACGGACAGATGTACCCGCTGTACCTCGAGCTGTACGGGCGCAGCGCTCCGGTGCTGCACCGGCTGAAGTAA
- a CDS encoding glutamine--tRNA ligase/YqeY domain fusion protein, translating into MSKPDHTPTREKRRVNPNFITDIIDRDLQSGRFSQVVTRFPPEPNGYMHIGHAFASFLDFATAEDYGGRAHLRLDDTNPEAESMEFANSIQEDMRWLGWDWGEHLYFASDYYEQLYAYAEELIRRGLAYVDSVSGEEMARLRGTVDQPGTPSPYRDRTPEENLALFRRMRAGEFENGAHVLRAKIDLASPNMKLRDPVLYRILHHDHYRTGKQWCIYPMYDFAHPISDAIEGITHSLCSLEFVDNRAIYDWLMDNLFGQPRPYQYEFGRRSLEYTVVSKRKLRKLVEGGFVSGWDDPRMPTIAAFRRRGVTPEAILNFAASIGVSRTNRTVDIALLEHAIRDDLNTRAPRVMAVVRPLRVVITNLGAEQTVTLPYWPHDVVSESPDGLVALPGGERVPPEQAVRPVPLTRELYIEHDDFSASPPPGFKRLTIGGKVRLRGAGVIRCDDVVTAPDGAVLELHCTLLPESESARGVIHWVSATRGLSAEFRLYDRLFKVPQPEAEAREQEDLEEPVETDFLDYLNPNSLEVTHGFVEPSVAAHPHDTRYQFERVGYFWRDPQDGRGEALVFNRIITLRDSWTKEPEKPARTERSKSEAAPAQVHVAVTLTPEQAAVRARLEAQGVGSGEAQVLARDEKLLAYLEAAATHGPIAPLAGWVVNELGGALREGENRVRPEELAALVALLEQGTISSRIAKDVLAEAQQSGEAPAAIVERKGLRVVSDTAALEAVIARVLAANPDKVAAYRGGRSGLLGFFTGQVMKETRGQADPQAVQELLGKALS; encoded by the coding sequence ATGAGTAAGCCCGATCACACCCCCACCAGAGAGAAGCGCAGGGTCAACCCGAATTTCATCACCGACATCATTGACAGGGATCTGCAATCGGGGCGCTTTTCCCAGGTGGTGACGCGCTTCCCGCCCGAACCGAACGGCTACATGCACATCGGTCACGCCTTCGCCTCGTTCCTGGACTTTGCCACCGCCGAGGATTACGGCGGCCGCGCCCACCTGCGTCTCGACGACACCAACCCCGAGGCCGAGAGCATGGAGTTCGCCAACTCCATCCAGGAAGACATGCGCTGGCTGGGCTGGGACTGGGGCGAGCACCTGTACTTCGCCTCGGACTACTACGAGCAGCTGTACGCCTACGCCGAGGAGCTGATCCGGCGCGGCCTGGCCTACGTGGACAGCGTGAGCGGCGAGGAGATGGCGCGCCTGCGCGGCACCGTGGACCAGCCCGGCACCCCCAGCCCCTACCGCGACCGCACCCCCGAGGAGAACCTCGCGTTGTTCCGGCGCATGCGCGCGGGCGAGTTCGAAAACGGCGCGCACGTGCTGCGCGCCAAGATCGACCTGGCCAGCCCCAACATGAAGCTGCGCGACCCGGTGCTGTACCGCATCTTGCACCACGACCACTACCGCACCGGCAAGCAGTGGTGCATCTACCCGATGTACGACTTCGCGCACCCGATCTCGGACGCGATCGAGGGCATCACCCACAGCCTGTGCAGCCTGGAGTTCGTGGACAACCGCGCGATCTACGACTGGCTGATGGACAACCTGTTCGGCCAGCCGCGCCCCTACCAGTACGAGTTTGGCCGCCGCAGCCTCGAGTACACGGTGGTCAGCAAGCGCAAGCTGCGCAAGCTGGTCGAGGGCGGCTTCGTAAGCGGCTGGGACGATCCGCGCATGCCCACCATCGCGGCCTTCCGCCGGCGCGGCGTGACCCCCGAGGCGATTTTGAACTTCGCGGCCTCGATCGGCGTGAGCCGCACCAACCGCACGGTGGACATCGCCCTGCTCGAGCACGCCATCCGCGACGACCTCAACACCCGCGCACCCCGGGTGATGGCCGTGGTGCGGCCGCTGCGGGTGGTCATCACCAACTTGGGGGCCGAGCAGACCGTCACCCTGCCCTACTGGCCGCACGACGTGGTGAGCGAGTCCCCAGACGGCTTAGTGGCCCTGCCCGGCGGCGAACGCGTGCCGCCCGAGCAGGCGGTTCGCCCCGTGCCGCTGACCCGCGAACTGTACATCGAACACGATGATTTCTCGGCCTCGCCGCCCCCCGGCTTCAAGCGCCTGACCATCGGCGGCAAGGTCCGCCTGCGCGGCGCGGGCGTCATCCGCTGCGACGACGTCGTGACGGCCCCCGACGGCGCGGTCCTCGAGCTGCACTGCACGCTGCTGCCCGAGTCCGAGAGTGCTCGGGGCGTGATCCATTGGGTGAGCGCCACCCGGGGCCTGAGCGCCGAGTTCCGCCTGTACGACCGGCTGTTTAAAGTTCCCCAACCCGAGGCCGAGGCCCGCGAGCAAGAAGACCTCGAGGAGCCGGTGGAAACCGACTTCCTGGATTACCTGAACCCCAACAGCCTCGAGGTCACGCACGGCTTTGTGGAGCCGAGCGTCGCAGCCCACCCGCATGACACCCGCTACCAGTTCGAGCGCGTCGGCTACTTCTGGCGGGACCCGCAAGACGGCCGCGGGGAGGCCCTGGTCTTTAACCGCATCATCACCCTGCGCGACTCGTGGACCAAGGAGCCCGAGAAACCTGCCCGGACCGAGCGCAGCAAGTCCGAGGCCGCCCCCGCGCAGGTGCACGTCGCCGTGACCCTCACCCCCGAGCAGGCGGCGGTAAGGGCCCGCCTCGAGGCGCAGGGCGTGGGCTCGGGCGAAGCGCAGGTGCTGGCCCGCGACGAGAAACTGCTGGCCTACCTCGAGGCGGCGGCCACGCACGGCCCCATTGCCCCGCTGGCCGGCTGGGTCGTGAACGAGCTGGGCGGCGCCCTGCGCGAAGGTGAAAACCGGGTGCGGCCCGAGGAGCTCGCGGCCCTGGTGGCCCTGCTCGAGCAGGGCACGATCTCCAGCCGCATCGCCAAGGACGTGCTCGCCGAGGCACAGCAGAGCGGCGAGGCTCCGGCGGCCATCGTGGAGCGCAAGGGCCTGCGGGTGGTATCCGACACGGCGGCCCTCGAGGCCGTGATCGCCCGCGTGCTGGCGGCCAATCCGGACAAGGTCGCGGCCTACCGCGGGGGTCGCAGCGGCCTGCTGGGCTTTTTCACCGGTCAGGTGATGAAGGAGACCCGAGGGCAGGCGGACCCGCAGGCCGTGCAGGAACTGCTGGGCAAAGCCCTGAGCTGA
- a CDS encoding c-type cytochrome, producing MHLKPALGSLILLGFAALAQQSPPPAAPTRPATPASSPAPARSGIPFTAAQATRGQEVYTAHCAMCHGAQLQGGGAPPLAGEAFDKRWNGKTVNDLHFIAKTTMPRRNPDSLPAKDYLAVVSYILQQNGYRAGDAALEQTALKNYRIAP from the coding sequence ATGCACCTCAAACCTGCACTTGGCAGCTTAATCCTGCTCGGTTTCGCCGCGTTGGCCCAGCAGAGCCCCCCTCCGGCCGCACCCACCCGCCCGGCGACTCCGGCCAGCAGCCCGGCCCCGGCGCGCAGCGGCATTCCCTTCACCGCCGCCCAGGCCACCCGTGGGCAGGAAGTCTACACCGCCCACTGCGCCATGTGTCACGGCGCACAGTTGCAAGGTGGCGGCGCCCCACCGCTGGCCGGGGAGGCTTTTGACAAGCGCTGGAACGGCAAAACCGTTAACGACCTGCATTTCATCGCCAAGACCACCATGCCCCGCCGCAACCCGGACAGCCTGCCTGCCAAGGACTATCTGGCGGTCGTCAGCTACATCCTGCAGCAAAACGGCTATCGGGCGGGGGATGCCGCTCTGGAGCAGACCGCGCTCAAGAATTACCGAATCGCGCCCTGA
- a CDS encoding CoA-acylating methylmalonate-semialdehyde dehydrogenase → MTQTVPEPSAQDVRRINHWLNGQHVAGTSGRAGNVFNPATGEVQARVDFAAPEEVDLAVRIAAEAQRTWRATALSKRSDILFRFRELIVQHRDDLARLLTLEHGKVHADALGEIARGLENVEFACGIPHLLKGGYSEQAASGIDVYSVQQPLGVVGCITPFNFPAMVPMWMFANAIACGNAVVLKPSEKDPSASLLMAELLQRAGLPDGVFNVVQGDRVAVDALIDHPEVAALSFVGSTPIARYVYERGTAHGKRVQALGGAKNHMVVLPDADIGLAADAAVSAAYGSAGERCMAISVVVAVGASADSLVAAIAERLPRLRVGPGTDPESEMGPLITAEHRDRVAAHIAAAQQQGASVVVDGRHNLPQEQGFFLGATLLDHVTPDMDCYREEIFGPVLCVVRAATYDEALALVNGNLYGNGTAIFTRDGGAARRFQFDVTVGMVGINVPIPVPVAYYSFGGWKASLFGDTHMYGPDGIRFFTRTKVVTSKWPDPATSRVDLGFPQMRG, encoded by the coding sequence ATGACCCAGACCGTTCCCGAACCGTCCGCGCAGGACGTGAGGCGCATCAACCACTGGCTGAACGGCCAGCACGTGGCCGGAACCTCCGGCCGCGCCGGCAACGTCTTTAACCCGGCCACCGGCGAGGTGCAGGCCCGGGTAGATTTCGCCGCCCCCGAGGAGGTGGACCTGGCGGTGCGCATCGCCGCCGAGGCGCAGCGGACGTGGCGTGCTACAGCGCTCTCCAAGCGCTCGGACATCCTGTTCCGTTTCCGCGAGCTGATCGTGCAGCACCGCGACGACCTCGCGCGCCTGCTGACCCTCGAGCACGGCAAGGTGCACGCCGACGCCCTGGGCGAGATCGCGCGCGGCCTCGAGAACGTCGAGTTCGCCTGCGGCATTCCGCACCTGCTCAAGGGCGGGTACTCGGAGCAGGCTGCAAGCGGCATCGACGTGTACAGCGTCCAGCAGCCGCTGGGCGTGGTGGGCTGCATCACCCCGTTTAACTTTCCGGCGATGGTGCCGATGTGGATGTTTGCCAACGCGATCGCCTGCGGCAACGCGGTGGTGCTCAAACCCAGCGAGAAGGACCCGAGTGCCAGTTTGCTGATGGCCGAACTGCTGCAGCGCGCCGGTCTGCCCGACGGGGTCTTTAACGTGGTGCAGGGCGACCGGGTGGCGGTGGACGCGCTGATCGACCACCCCGAGGTCGCGGCGCTGTCGTTCGTGGGCTCCACGCCCATCGCCCGCTACGTGTACGAGCGCGGCACCGCGCACGGCAAGCGGGTGCAGGCATTGGGCGGCGCCAAGAACCACATGGTGGTGCTGCCCGACGCGGACATCGGCCTCGCCGCCGACGCCGCCGTGTCGGCCGCGTACGGCTCGGCCGGGGAGCGCTGCATGGCCATCTCGGTGGTGGTGGCGGTCGGGGCGAGTGCGGATTCGCTGGTTGCGGCCATCGCCGAGCGCCTGCCCCGGCTGCGGGTCGGCCCCGGCACCGACCCCGAAAGCGAGATGGGACCGCTGATCACCGCCGAGCACCGCGACCGGGTCGCCGCGCACATCGCCGCCGCCCAGCAGCAGGGGGCCAGCGTGGTCGTGGACGGACGCCACAATCTTCCCCAGGAGCAGGGTTTCTTCCTGGGTGCCACGCTGCTCGACCACGTCACGCCCGACATGGACTGCTACCGCGAGGAGATTTTCGGGCCGGTGCTGTGCGTGGTGCGCGCCGCGACCTACGACGAGGCGCTCGCCCTGGTCAACGGTAACCTGTACGGCAACGGTACGGCCATCTTTACGCGCGACGGCGGAGCGGCCCGCCGCTTCCAGTTCGATGTGACGGTCGGCATGGTCGGCATCAACGTGCCCATCCCGGTGCCGGTCGCGTACTACAGCTTCGGCGGCTGGAAGGCCAGCCTGTTCGGAGATACGCACATGTACGGCCCGGACGGCATCCGCTTTTTCACCCGCACCAAGGTTGTTACCAGCAAATGGCCTGACCCCGCCACCTCGAGGGTGGACCTGGGTTTTCCGCAGATGCGCGGCTGA